The following nucleotide sequence is from Oceanibaculum indicum P24.
GCTGCTCACCCCCTGCACGGTGATTGTGGCCCCGGCGATGGTGAACTGCACACCGCCGGAAACCGTCGTCTGGCCGGCCAGCGTCGTTGCAATCTCCGCGTCGGTCACGCCCTGCAGGGCGATCCTGTCGATGCCGGCCTCGAAATCGGTCACGGTCGGCTGCAGGTTGGCGTTCGGGAAACGCGCATCATGGCCGCGCAGCACGAACACATCCGCCCCCGCCCCGCCGGTCAGCGTATCGGCCCCAAGGCCGGAATAGATCGTGTCATTGCCGGCCCCGCCATCGATGACATCCAGCCCCTTGCCGCCGCGCAGCTCGTCATTGCCGGCGCCGCCGAAGATAGTGTCGCCCTGGTTGCCGCCATTGGCGATGTTGTTGCCGGTGGTCAGGCGCAGATCGATCCTGTCGAAGCCATCGCCGGCGAAGATGGTGTCATTGCCATTGCCGGCGAGGATGGTGTCGTTGCCGGCCCCGCCCGTGATCGACTCGACGCCATCGGTCCCGACATGGCGCTGACCCGGCCCTGAAAGCGCGCCCAGCCGCACCACGCCATATTCATGGCCATAGGCGGTGCCGACCATGCCATAGGGTAGCCAGTAATCCTGCACGCCATAGACGACATCCTGGATGCCGTCGCCATTCACATCGGCGAAGACGAATTTCTGGTTGGCCGGGAAGAGATCGCCGTCGATCTGGGTGAACCCGCCGAAACCGTCATTCAGGAACCAGAGCGTGCGCTGCGCGGTCCAGTCCTCGGTCCAGCGGGTCATGACGATATCCAGCGACCCGTCGCCATTGATATCGACGATCTGGAAATCCGGGTTACCGTTCATGACAGGCAGCAGTCCGCCATTCTCCTGCCCCGGTATCAGATGCGAGACATCGGTATAGCCGTTTGCCCCGTCATTGCGCAGATACTGGAAATAAGTACCCTTCACCGCGCCATTGGCCGTCCAATAGACCAGCAGATCCAGCAGCCCGTCCTTGTTGAAATCGGCGGCCTGGCTGTATTCCGGCGCATCGGTGGGCAGCACGAGCGTCGGGTAGGCCGGACGCAGGCTCTCGTCGAACACCAGCTCGAAATTGGCGTTGCCGTCATTCAGCATATAGCCGAAGCCGGCCAGCTGCTGCCCGCCGCCACGCAGATAGATGTCGCCCAGCCAGACATCCGCCACGCCATCGCCATTCATGTCGAACAGGTCGGGGTGATAGCCGCTTTCGATCGTCGTGAAGTCGGCGGAGAAGCCGGGCGAACCAGGCTCGCTCCAGCGATAGGGTTCGGAGAAATTGCCGGCCCCGTCATTCAGCAGCAGATAGCTGACATGGAACTCGTCGTCGCCGAGATTGTTGATGTAGAGGTCGATATCGCCATCGCCATCGAAATCGGCCGCCACCGAGCCATGGCTGAAATCGGTGATCTGCGGCAGTGTCGCCGTATTGTCGGTATAGCTGCCCTGACCATTCGAGAGGAACAGCTTGTTCTGCTCGCCGGGAAAGGGTGAATAGGCCTCCGTGCCGGTGTTGTTCAGGAAGATGTCGTCAATGCCGTCGCCGTTGAAATCGGCAAGGATGATGTTGCGCAGCAGCACCGCCGAGGCGGTTTCCGGCAACACCGAGGTGCTGATATCGACCAGCCCCTGCCCGTCGAAAGACAGGACCAGCATCTTGCGTTCGATGGTGCGTGAATTGCCCTCCTCATGCAGCGAGCTGGGGCCGACCAGCACCTCGTCGCGCCCGTCGCCATTGATGTCGATGGGGACGGCGCGGTCCCAGCCCCAGCCCCAGTCCGAGAATTTGATTCCCAGCAGGTCGTTCATGTAGATCGGGTCGTTGTAGGAGATCGGTCCCAGCGACATGGCGGTTCCTCCCAGTTTTTCGGATTATACGGTTGCCGTCAGACGCCGAGGAAATCGTCGGTCCTGACATCCGAGGTGGAGAGGCTGCTGACCCCCTGCACGGTGATGGTGGTGCCGTCGATGGTGAACTGCACGCCGCCCGAGACCTGCGTCTGGTTGGCCAGCGCAGCGGCGATCTGGGCATCGCTCACGCCCTGCATCGCGATCCTGTCGCTGCCAGCCTGAAAGTCTGTAACAGTGGGGGCGAGCAGTGCATCCGGGAAACGGGCATCGAAACCGCGCAGCACAAAGATGTCTGCCCCGTCGCCGCCGGTCAGCGTGTCCCGCCCAAGGCCGGAATAGATCGTGTCGTCGCCGGCACCGCCGACGATGCTGTCCAGCCCCTTGCCGCCGCGCAGCTCGTCGCCGCCATCGCCGCCCAGGATGGTGTCGCCCTGATTGCCGCCATTCACCACATTGGCGGCGGTGGTGCCGCGCAGATCGACGAAATCCAGGCCGAACTCCATGCGGATGTTGTGGCCGCCGACCTCGGAATGGACGACATCGGGGCTGTCCGTGCCGGTGAAGGTTGAGGCTTCCTCCAGGATCACCGACTTGCCGAGGTCGCGGTCCTGATAGAGATGCGGCGCCCCGGCGAAGAACTGGATCACCTTGGCAAAGCCGGAATCGGTGGTGCCGTCGGGCAGGAATTCCTGCTCGATCAGCTTGTCCATGTTCAACACGCCGAGATAGGCGTTGATCGATTCGAGGGTCGAGACCTGTTCGGAGGTGAGGCTGCCCCGGATAACATCGCCGCTGCCGAGATGGACCGATTCGATGCGGTCGCCAGTGGCGATGGTCTGGTCGGTCGTCTCATTGTAGAACAGCAAGCCGCCGATCTGCTTCTGCGTGCCGGTGGCATAGTCGGTGATGGTGCCCGCCGTCCGCCACTCGCCGATCTCCCAGTCGGTGCCCAGCGTGATGTCCAGCAGGTTCAGCCGGTCGGTACCCGGCCCGCCAAAGACCACCACATCGCCATTGCCGTCGCGTACCGAGATCGTGTCGTTGCCGGTGCCGCCGACGACCACCTGCACGCCGCTGCCGCCATTGGCGGCGCTGATCGTGCCGGTCGTGGCCGTGGGATAGTTCGTCGAATTGCTGAACACACCCTGTGTGATGTGGGTGCCCAGTTCCGAAAAGATATCGGGATTCTTGGCTTTGAGATCGGACAATGTGGACATGCATGCTCCCTTCGTTCGCTGGCCTGACGCCGTTTGAGGTCATTAGGCCGGAAGGAAGGGAAACCCGTCCTCCCCCGGATGGGTGAGGCAGGGCGGAAATCGTCCCGTATCTATCCGAGGCGGGCAGAAAGGCGCTGCAGCAGGGCGATCAGCTCGGTCTGGCGTTTCGTATCCGTCTTGTGGAAGATCGACTTCAGATGCGTGCGCGCGGTCTCCCGGCCGATCTGCAGCCGCGCCGCCGCCTCCGCAAGGTCGAGTCCCTCGGCCAGCCGTGCCGCCAGCACGGCCTCCCGCTGAGTCAGGCCGAAGGCGCGGATCAGCGTGGTTTCCCGCGGCACCGGGCTTTTGTCGAGGTCGGCCAGCACCAGCAGCGCCTTGCCGAACAGGAAGGGCGCGCGCGCCGCCGCCGGAATCGGCAGCACATCGACCAGGATGGGCCGGCGCAGCGGACGGGGAATGGCCACCGCCCCTTCCTCCTGCGGACCGTCGCGTAGGGTGCGACCGATCAGGCTCTGCAAGATCGCGTTGCTGTCGGCATCGCGGCCCAGCAGCCGGTTGCCGGCAATTGTCAGCCCGTCGCCCAGCATGGCTTCGGCCTGGGCATTCACCGCGATCACCCGGCCGCGCGCATTCACCAGGATGCCGCCGCAATCCAGCGCTTCCAGCGTGCTGAGGCCGCCCCTGGCGGTCGCCGTCGCCAGCCGCTCGGCCATGGTCAGCGCCCGCGACAGATGGCCCGTCAGCGCCTGGAACAGCCGCCGGTCGGTCTCGTCGAACGGGTTCTGGTCAGGCCGCCGGGACAGCGAGACGACATAATGCTGGTCGAAGGATTTGAAGGTGATGCCGGCCCACCAGAGCATGCCGTGGCGCTGGTAGAAATCCTGATATAGCGGCTCACGCGCATGATCCTCCGGCGTGACGATGTCCTGTTCCAGCACCACCGGCCGGCCGGCATCGACCAGCGGCCAGCCACGCTCCGCCCGCAGGTCGCGGCGGTACCATTCCTCGGCGACGAAGGCCTTGAGGAAATCCTCCATCTCCACGGTGCAGGGCAGCAGCAGCGTGTTCTCGGCGGCGATGCGCGGCACGGTGACCGCCGAATGCGCGCCAACGGCACGGCAGAGGCTTTCCAGCCCCTCCTGCCACAAGGCGGTGTCGAAACCGGCCTCGTAGAGCTTGCTGATCGCCGCATTTACCGGCTCGGGCAGTTCGGTCGTTATGGCCGTCCCCCTTGGTTTGGTTAACGTCCATTTTTCCTGCATGAGGACGAGCAATCAAGCGATAGCGGTTCTCAATCGGCGCGCCTTATCCCTGAAGGCGGCACCGCAGGCCGTTTCCGGAGGGGGTGTTTTGCGCACCGGTTTCTGCTGCATACCCGTCCCTTCGACCGGACGGGCATATTCAATCACTGTTCTTTGCGCCGAGACCAAAATTCACGAAACCGAAATAATCTGCAGTCTGTCGCATCCTAGACTGGTCGCCTTATCGACAGCACCGGGGCGATGCGATGCGGGCGCGCGGCGAGGAAACGCTTTCGGCTGAAAGCCAGCCAGACACCCCGTCAGGCAACCCTCAGGACGCCAGCCTCATCGATGCCATCGAGAGCGCGTCCGAGGCCTTCGTCATCTGGGATGCGGAAGACCGCATGCTGTTCTGCAACTCCCGCTACAAGAGCTTCTTCGCCGAGCCGGAGAAGGTGCGGCCCGGCGTGCGTTTCGATGCGCTGGTGGAGATGAACATTGCCTATACCAGCGTCGCCGAGATCAGCCTGCTCCCCGCCGGCTGGGACCCCGACCAGTATCGCCGCGCGCGGATGAGCTGCCACAACCTGGCGCGCGACACCTTCATCCAGCTGCGCGACGGGCGCTGGCTGCAATCCTGCGAGCGGCGCACCCGCGAGGGCGGCATTGTCGGCGTCTATACCGACATCACCGAGCGCAAGCGCGCCGAGGAGGCGCTGGACGCCGCCAAGCGCGCGGCGGAGGAGGCAAACCTCGCCAAGTCGCGCTTCCTGGCCGCCGCCAGCCACGATCTGCGCCAGCCACTGCACGCTGTCGGCATCCTGGTCTCGGCCCTTTCGGCCCGGCTGGAAGACGACCGCCAGAAGGAGATCACGGCACAGATCGGCGAATGCCTGGAAACCGTCTCCGGCCTGTTCGATGCGCTGCTCGACATCTCCAAGCTGGATGCCGGGGTGGTGACGCCGGCCATAGCCCCC
It contains:
- a CDS encoding FG-GAP-like repeat-containing protein, producing MSLGPISYNDPIYMNDLLGIKFSDWGWGWDRAVPIDINGDGRDEVLVGPSSLHEEGNSRTIERKMLVLSFDGQGLVDISTSVLPETASAVLLRNIILADFNGDGIDDIFLNNTGTEAYSPFPGEQNKLFLSNGQGSYTDNTATLPQITDFSHGSVAADFDGDGDIDLYINNLGDDEFHVSYLLLNDGAGNFSEPYRWSEPGSPGFSADFTTIESGYHPDLFDMNGDGVADVWLGDIYLRGGGQQLAGFGYMLNDGNANFELVFDESLRPAYPTLVLPTDAPEYSQAADFNKDGLLDLLVYWTANGAVKGTYFQYLRNDGANGYTDVSHLIPGQENGGLLPVMNGNPDFQIVDINGDGSLDIVMTRWTEDWTAQRTLWFLNDGFGGFTQIDGDLFPANQKFVFADVNGDGIQDVVYGVQDYWLPYGMVGTAYGHEYGVVRLGALSGPGQRHVGTDGVESITGGAGNDTILAGNGNDTIFAGDGFDRIDLRLTTGNNIANGGNQGDTIFGGAGNDELRGGKGLDVIDGGAGNDTIYSGLGADTLTGGAGADVFVLRGHDARFPNANLQPTVTDFEAGIDRIALQGVTDAEIATTLAGQTTVSGGVQFTIAGATITVQGVSSLATSDVGTAADLGV
- a CDS encoding calcium-binding protein; its protein translation is MSTLSDLKAKNPDIFSELGTHITQGVFSNSTNYPTATTGTISAANGGSGVQVVVGGTGNDTISVRDGNGDVVVFGGPGTDRLNLLDITLGTDWEIGEWRTAGTITDYATGTQKQIGGLLFYNETTDQTIATGDRIESVHLGSGDVIRGSLTSEQVSTLESINAYLGVLNMDKLIEQEFLPDGTTDSGFAKVIQFFAGAPHLYQDRDLGKSVILEEASTFTGTDSPDVVHSEVGGHNIRMEFGLDFVDLRGTTAANVVNGGNQGDTILGGDGGDELRGGKGLDSIVGGAGDDTIYSGLGRDTLTGGDGADIFVLRGFDARFPDALLAPTVTDFQAGSDRIAMQGVSDAQIAAALANQTQVSGGVQFTIDGTTITVQGVSSLSTSDVRTDDFLGV
- a CDS encoding helix-turn-helix transcriptional regulator — its product is MQEKWTLTKPRGTAITTELPEPVNAAISKLYEAGFDTALWQEGLESLCRAVGAHSAVTVPRIAAENTLLLPCTVEMEDFLKAFVAEEWYRRDLRAERGWPLVDAGRPVVLEQDIVTPEDHAREPLYQDFYQRHGMLWWAGITFKSFDQHYVVSLSRRPDQNPFDETDRRLFQALTGHLSRALTMAERLATATARGGLSTLEALDCGGILVNARGRVIAVNAQAEAMLGDGLTIAGNRLLGRDADSNAILQSLIGRTLRDGPQEEGAVAIPRPLRRPILVDVLPIPAAARAPFLFGKALLVLADLDKSPVPRETTLIRAFGLTQREAVLAARLAEGLDLAEAAARLQIGRETARTHLKSIFHKTDTKRQTELIALLQRLSARLG